Proteins encoded together in one Synechococcus sp. A15-62 window:
- a CDS encoding cobyric acid synthase, which translates to MVLGTSSGAGKSLMTAALCRVLQRRGEQALPFKGQNMSNNAWVDADGGEMAYSQAMQAWAAGLEPCCSMNPVLLKPRGDSTSEVIHGGQSVGIARAEHYYRDWFRPGWKAIRTGLMQLQQQWPQGRLVLEGAGSPVEVNLQRRDLTNLRLAQYLRANCLLVADIERGGVFAQIVGTLSLLRPVERPLIKGILINRFRGRRELFDEGRRWLEANTGVPVLGVMPWLNELFPPEDSLDLLERKPTRGATDLEIAVLRLPSLSNFSDLDPLEAEASLRLRWIQPGQPLGEPDAVILPGSKQTLRDLEALNSSGLADQLRAYAQTGGSVLGICGGMQMLGRSLSDPEGLEGTDQKAPQNGLGLLPLETTFSGTKCLSQRSINGLWPMETPLSGFELHYGTTTSDPGLQPLSSDPGLGWWAPGPKGSSVVGTYLHGLLDNGPWRRAWLNRLREQRGLQPLANDPKNHSAHRDLLLDRLADAFEQHVNLAPLLQP; encoded by the coding sequence ATGGTGCTGGGCACCTCCAGCGGTGCCGGAAAATCGCTGATGACGGCGGCACTATGCCGGGTGCTCCAACGCCGCGGCGAACAGGCTCTGCCCTTCAAGGGCCAGAACATGAGCAATAACGCCTGGGTTGATGCTGATGGTGGCGAGATGGCCTACTCCCAGGCCATGCAGGCCTGGGCAGCGGGTCTTGAGCCCTGCTGCTCCATGAATCCCGTGCTGCTGAAACCCCGGGGAGACAGCACCAGTGAGGTGATCCATGGGGGCCAGAGCGTGGGAATCGCCCGCGCCGAGCACTACTACCGCGACTGGTTCCGCCCGGGGTGGAAGGCAATCCGCACGGGACTGATGCAGCTCCAGCAGCAATGGCCCCAAGGTCGGCTGGTGCTGGAGGGGGCGGGAAGCCCGGTGGAAGTGAACCTGCAGCGGCGCGACCTCACCAACCTGCGCCTGGCCCAGTACCTGCGGGCCAACTGCCTGTTGGTGGCCGACATTGAGCGCGGCGGCGTCTTTGCCCAGATCGTCGGGACACTCTCCCTTCTACGACCGGTGGAACGTCCGCTGATCAAGGGCATCCTGATCAACCGCTTCCGCGGCCGGCGGGAGCTGTTTGATGAGGGTCGCCGCTGGCTGGAGGCCAACACCGGGGTACCGGTGCTGGGGGTGATGCCCTGGCTCAACGAGCTGTTTCCACCAGAAGATTCTCTCGATCTACTGGAACGCAAACCCACCCGGGGAGCCACCGATCTGGAGATCGCTGTGCTGCGGTTGCCCTCCTTGAGCAACTTTTCCGATCTCGATCCACTCGAAGCCGAGGCCAGCCTGCGGCTGCGCTGGATTCAACCCGGGCAACCCCTGGGCGAGCCGGATGCCGTAATTCTTCCGGGAAGCAAACAGACGCTGCGGGATCTGGAGGCGTTGAACAGCTCTGGACTGGCCGATCAACTCAGGGCCTACGCCCAAACAGGGGGATCCGTTCTGGGCATCTGCGGCGGAATGCAGATGCTGGGCAGAAGCCTGAGCGATCCGGAGGGGCTGGAGGGCACGGATCAGAAGGCCCCCCAGAACGGCTTGGGACTCCTGCCCTTGGAGACCACCTTCAGCGGAACCAAATGTCTGAGCCAGCGCAGCATCAATGGCCTCTGGCCCATGGAGACGCCGCTGAGCGGATTTGAACTGCACTACGGAACCACCACCTCGGATCCCGGTCTTCAGCCCCTGAGCAGTGACCCTGGTTTGGGATGGTGGGCTCCAGGCCCGAAGGGCTCGAGCGTGGTGGGCACCTACCTGCACGGTTTGCTCGACAACGGCCCCTGGCGGCGGGCCTGGCTCAACAGGCTTCGCGAGCAACGGGGTCTGCAACCCTTGGCCAACGATCCCAAGAACCACAGCGCCCACCGTGATCTGTTGCTCGATCGCCTGGCCGACGCCTTCGAGCAACATGTGAACCTTGCTCCATTGCTCCAGCCATGA
- a CDS encoding Npun_F0494 family protein, with the protein MSTGTHRRTTLRRLPGPGGFAIAQPTDLLDRRSRDRACRAMGCLPFSEALYKDLQQQGLDAGDLWSEPSRYGRKTRWFRNSEALEDDLRWLISVGVLRREVDGQGLTSRFRLTPLGRQLLDDDPGLLQRSIPVLDRLRHSLRRHWPL; encoded by the coding sequence ATGAGCACGGGAACACACCGCAGAACAACGCTCCGTAGGCTGCCAGGGCCGGGAGGCTTCGCCATCGCTCAACCCACCGACCTGCTGGATCGACGCAGCCGTGACCGGGCTTGCCGGGCCATGGGATGCCTTCCCTTCTCTGAAGCCCTTTACAAGGATCTTCAACAGCAGGGCCTGGATGCCGGTGACCTCTGGAGCGAACCCAGTCGCTACGGCCGCAAGACGCGCTGGTTCCGCAACAGCGAAGCCCTCGAGGACGATCTCCGTTGGCTGATCAGCGTGGGCGTGCTGCGCCGTGAAGTGGATGGACAGGGGCTGACCAGCCGCTTCAGGCTCACCCCCCTGGGTCGCCAACTCCTCGATGACGACCCTGGCCTCCTGCAGCGTTCGATTCCAGTGCTGGATCGGCTGCGTCACAGCCTGCGTCGGCACTGGCCGCTGTGA
- a CDS encoding nucleoside triphosphate pyrophosphatase — protein sequence MLASASPARRRLLEQAGIPHQVRVSGVDEDQIQHAEPAELVKLLAQAKAQAVAQRLDPLSDAEITAVLGCDSVLSFEGQVFGKPSGPAEAIERWQRMAGGCGSLLTGHCLIRLGQPEVLACVETLVRFAPLSQDEIEAYVASGEPLQCAGGFALEGRGGLCIDGLDGCYSNVIGLSLPWLRTVL from the coding sequence ATGCTTGCTTCTGCCTCGCCGGCGCGTCGCCGCTTGCTGGAGCAAGCGGGAATCCCGCATCAGGTGCGCGTCAGCGGTGTAGATGAGGACCAGATCCAGCATGCAGAGCCAGCAGAGCTGGTGAAATTGTTGGCTCAGGCCAAGGCCCAGGCTGTTGCTCAACGGCTTGATCCTTTGAGCGATGCCGAGATCACGGCTGTGCTGGGCTGTGATTCCGTGCTCAGTTTTGAAGGACAGGTGTTCGGCAAGCCCTCGGGGCCAGCAGAAGCGATCGAGCGTTGGCAGCGGATGGCTGGTGGCTGTGGATCTTTGCTGACGGGTCATTGCCTGATCCGACTCGGACAACCTGAGGTGTTGGCTTGTGTGGAGACGTTGGTGCGTTTTGCGCCGCTGAGTCAGGACGAAATCGAGGCCTATGTGGCCAGCGGAGAACCGCTGCAATGTGCCGGTGGTTTTGCCCTCGAGGGCCGCGGCGGCCTTTGCATTGATGGCTTGGATGGTTGTTATTCCAACGTCATCGGACTCAGCCTCCCTTGGCTCCGAACCGTTTTGTGA
- a CDS encoding ZIP family metal transporter, with translation MFSADITTSAGGTLFDAMFWAFAAMVPVLISAWVGLALMPSRRVSAFFLALSAGMLIALLSYDLVEEAFRVGGIWVALCGFMGGLFSYIVANQIVTKIGVKRRCSANCGGIGHLTPDQQEERNVSMALVIGAALDGIPESMSIGISFLENPLVSASVILAVAVANIPEGLASGAGLKRSGVSRLRILSVWLGVVVVCVLSSGLAFVAMKDAPNAIKGFITAFAGGGVMAMTFQAVIPEAYEEIQDWLSVIGGIGFAVAFLVSHLFH, from the coding sequence TTGTTTTCAGCCGATATCACGACCAGTGCTGGAGGCACACTTTTCGACGCGATGTTCTGGGCCTTTGCGGCCATGGTTCCAGTTCTCATCTCAGCCTGGGTGGGGTTGGCACTGATGCCAAGCCGGAGAGTGAGTGCTTTTTTCCTGGCCCTAAGCGCCGGGATGCTGATTGCGCTGCTCTCGTATGACCTTGTTGAAGAAGCCTTCCGGGTCGGAGGAATTTGGGTTGCACTTTGCGGCTTCATGGGGGGGTTGTTCAGCTACATCGTTGCGAACCAGATCGTTACGAAGATCGGGGTAAAAAGGAGGTGCTCAGCCAATTGCGGCGGCATCGGCCATCTCACTCCTGATCAGCAGGAGGAGCGCAACGTCTCCATGGCCCTGGTCATCGGTGCTGCTCTGGATGGGATTCCCGAATCGATGAGTATCGGCATCTCTTTTCTGGAAAATCCGCTGGTCAGCGCATCTGTGATCCTGGCCGTTGCGGTGGCGAACATCCCTGAAGGCCTCGCCAGCGGTGCAGGGCTGAAACGCAGTGGCGTTTCACGGCTGAGGATTCTTTCGGTGTGGCTCGGTGTCGTGGTTGTGTGTGTGTTGTCTTCAGGGCTTGCTTTTGTGGCGATGAAAGATGCGCCGAATGCCATCAAAGGTTTCATCACAGCTTTTGCAGGCGGTGGAGTCATGGCGATGACCTTTCAGGCCGTCATTCCAGAGGCTTATGAGGAGATTCAGGATTGGCTGAGCGTGATCGGAGGCATTGGTTTCGCGGTCGCATTCCTCGTCTCACATCTTTTCCACTAG
- a CDS encoding ERV1/ALR-related protein, whose translation MVDRARVSGAELTLENLKGILDTHRLREGAMSLRDWRLLLALQLGDVALKAREAFALLDQDGDGLVELNALKRLIQLFEVSTQTSDAIAIEIARDGSESFDLQHLLDYLPEQFESHPRAFVGAHRSVDAHAATKKAASHGNGTAKHKSHILKGTSPLQMQIGWFRLMQGAAYRSFRESYSANSETHLRAYDLPYTISDFVRFVNAAVDLYLALGIVEDGAEEPFESLRTSVNRAEVALRDRMANWDSIPHTEAMLEAEGRLEEELQELDHHHQIVVVVIEVLLTAALHGHHPDQVTHEDLQSHELNRLRQLDDHREVTAALDHDKPATSRPYHDTWQRVIVDADDERYAGSIMPTAYWYDEFMPLLLRASSVLSPKDISAWDDADDDDLNSWFAERHAAGEFDLYGHATEEVFQSRPLTVKKELKRAWELTRHYLNGVQKRREREEFGRESGFLCQYVAFLDLHVGRHDVEASEMRVSFPYYIGPATWRFMHTSAELIAAQPAEEQRASVDVFKAFFSALATMYPCPYCRFHLNRYVVRNREVSMYPIEYLLLGSDQASSNLEVSLQDKLDKVIDGNSLRLFLWKLHNTVSSSIARSEDWYHQDSGAYYTSRYWPSLDSELERAHTLGIDLIQRDRVQRIYGVVKSAAHLSVLRDELQVSLHADDMQQQEVIRTKAVGAIGAVEDAVLQSRFLHENYRYNPDLQLEPPHFSPAEEVLARSGQFTED comes from the coding sequence ATGGTTGACCGTGCGCGTGTGAGTGGTGCTGAACTAACGCTTGAGAACCTCAAGGGCATTCTCGACACCCATCGGCTGCGAGAAGGTGCGATGAGTTTGCGGGATTGGCGCTTGCTGCTGGCCCTGCAGCTTGGCGATGTTGCTCTTAAGGCAAGGGAGGCTTTTGCGCTTCTGGATCAGGACGGCGACGGTTTGGTTGAGTTGAATGCGCTGAAGAGGCTGATCCAACTGTTCGAGGTCTCCACCCAGACGTCGGATGCCATCGCGATCGAAATCGCGCGGGATGGTTCGGAATCTTTTGATCTTCAGCACCTGCTCGACTACCTGCCGGAGCAGTTCGAGTCCCATCCAAGGGCCTTTGTCGGAGCGCATCGGTCGGTGGACGCTCACGCTGCAACGAAGAAGGCGGCGTCTCATGGCAACGGCACTGCCAAGCACAAGTCCCACATTCTCAAGGGAACTTCTCCGCTGCAGATGCAGATCGGATGGTTTCGCCTGATGCAAGGAGCGGCCTACCGCAGCTTTCGTGAGAGTTATTCCGCCAATTCCGAAACTCATCTTCGGGCTTACGACCTGCCGTACACGATCTCTGATTTCGTTCGCTTCGTGAATGCGGCCGTTGACCTCTACCTCGCACTCGGAATTGTGGAGGACGGTGCAGAAGAGCCCTTTGAAAGCCTGCGGACGTCAGTGAACAGGGCGGAGGTTGCCTTGCGGGACCGCATGGCGAACTGGGACTCCATTCCTCACACCGAGGCGATGCTTGAGGCGGAGGGCAGGCTTGAGGAGGAATTGCAGGAACTGGATCACCACCATCAGATCGTGGTTGTGGTGATTGAGGTGCTCTTAACGGCGGCACTGCATGGTCATCATCCAGATCAGGTCACCCATGAGGATCTGCAGAGCCATGAGCTGAACCGCTTGCGCCAACTTGATGATCATCGGGAGGTCACCGCAGCACTTGACCACGACAAACCGGCCACGTCCCGTCCCTATCACGACACTTGGCAGCGGGTGATCGTTGACGCCGACGACGAGCGTTATGCCGGTTCAATCATGCCGACGGCGTACTGGTACGACGAGTTCATGCCGTTGCTGCTCCGCGCCAGCTCAGTTCTGAGTCCGAAGGACATTTCCGCTTGGGATGATGCTGACGATGACGATCTCAACAGCTGGTTCGCGGAACGTCATGCTGCAGGCGAATTTGATCTTTACGGCCACGCGACTGAAGAGGTATTCCAGTCCCGTCCCTTGACAGTCAAGAAAGAACTCAAACGCGCTTGGGAGCTCACACGTCATTACCTCAATGGTGTTCAGAAACGACGTGAGCGGGAGGAGTTTGGCCGTGAGTCCGGTTTTTTATGTCAGTACGTCGCGTTTCTCGATCTGCATGTCGGGCGTCACGACGTTGAAGCCAGCGAGATGCGGGTGAGCTTTCCTTATTACATCGGTCCGGCCACTTGGCGCTTCATGCACACCAGTGCGGAACTGATTGCAGCCCAGCCTGCTGAAGAGCAACGGGCTTCGGTTGATGTGTTCAAGGCCTTCTTCTCTGCTTTGGCGACGATGTACCCGTGCCCATACTGTCGTTTCCATCTCAACCGTTATGTGGTGCGTAACCGCGAGGTTTCGATGTATCCGATTGAGTACCTGCTGCTGGGATCCGATCAGGCAAGCTCAAACCTCGAAGTGTCTTTGCAGGACAAACTCGACAAGGTGATCGATGGGAACTCCCTGCGTCTTTTCCTTTGGAAGCTGCACAACACGGTGTCGTCGTCGATCGCGCGTAGTGAGGATTGGTATCACCAGGATTCCGGGGCGTACTACACCTCTCGCTATTGGCCCAGCCTGGATTCTGAACTTGAGCGTGCCCACACTCTCGGCATTGACCTGATTCAACGCGATCGGGTTCAGCGCATTTACGGCGTTGTGAAAAGTGCAGCCCATCTCTCGGTGTTGCGCGATGAACTGCAGGTGTCGCTGCATGCCGATGACATGCAGCAGCAGGAGGTCATTCGCACCAAGGCGGTTGGAGCGATCGGTGCAGTTGAGGATGCGGTGCTTCAGTCCCGCTTCCTTCATGAGAATTACCGCTACAACCCTGATCTCCAGTTGGAGCCACCCCATTTCAGTCCTGCTGAAGAGGTCCTGGCCCGCAGCGGTCAGTTCACAGAGGACTGA
- a CDS encoding DUF4079 family protein, whose product MGLLHPVLMIMFVYPVVGATIRLGILAREKRLNINPIADTVPVEHAQHGAWVTGGVLVAVLIGLGHSLWSSHPLGLIVTGSAVMFSFGRLLATRMVWQRFLWASASAAGLLLLGLQPAVERFSDVPWNPLFWQSHFWMGLLLTSLLLSSTALQPLIGHSTGARRVHISSNLLVALLLAMQAISGTRNLVLG is encoded by the coding sequence ATGGGGCTGCTTCATCCGGTGCTGATGATCATGTTTGTCTACCCCGTTGTGGGCGCGACGATCCGGCTGGGAATTCTGGCGCGGGAAAAACGATTGAACATCAACCCGATCGCCGACACGGTGCCGGTGGAGCACGCGCAGCATGGGGCCTGGGTCACTGGCGGGGTGCTGGTGGCGGTGCTGATCGGCCTAGGCCACAGCCTCTGGAGCAGCCATCCCCTTGGTCTGATCGTCACCGGCAGCGCTGTGATGTTCAGCTTCGGACGCCTGCTGGCGACCCGGATGGTCTGGCAGCGCTTTCTCTGGGCTAGCGCCAGTGCAGCAGGCCTGCTTCTGCTGGGGCTACAACCGGCCGTGGAGCGATTCAGCGATGTTCCCTGGAACCCCCTGTTCTGGCAATCGCATTTCTGGATGGGCCTGTTGCTCACCAGCCTGTTGCTGAGCTCCACCGCGCTGCAGCCCTTGATTGGGCATTCCACGGGTGCCAGGCGCGTTCACATCAGCAGCAATCTGCTGGTGGCCTTGCTGCTTGCCATGCAAGCGATCTCTGGCACCAGAAACCTTGTATTGGGTTGA
- the rpsD gene encoding 30S ribosomal protein S4: protein MSRYRGPRLRITRRLGDLPGLTRKAAKRSYPPGQHGQARRKRSEYAIRLEEKQKLRFNYGVSERQLVRYVKKARAQEGSTGTNLLKLLENRLDNVCFRLGFGPTVPGARQLVNHGHVTVNGRVTDIASYQCKPGDVIAIRERKCSKKLAEANLEFPGLANVPSHLELDKSKLSAKVTARCEREWVALEINELLVVEYYSRKV, encoded by the coding sequence ATGTCTCGTTACCGCGGCCCTCGCCTGAGGATCACGCGGCGCTTGGGAGACCTCCCAGGTCTCACCCGGAAGGCCGCCAAACGGTCCTATCCCCCCGGTCAGCACGGCCAAGCCCGTCGCAAGCGCTCTGAATACGCGATCCGTCTCGAAGAGAAGCAGAAGCTTCGCTTCAACTACGGCGTCTCCGAGCGTCAGCTCGTGCGCTACGTGAAGAAAGCGCGCGCCCAGGAAGGTTCCACCGGAACCAACCTTCTCAAGCTGCTCGAGAACCGTCTCGACAATGTTTGTTTCCGCCTCGGCTTCGGTCCCACCGTGCCCGGCGCCCGTCAGCTGGTAAACCACGGTCACGTCACCGTGAACGGTCGTGTGACCGACATCGCCAGCTACCAGTGCAAGCCCGGCGATGTGATCGCCATCCGTGAGCGCAAGTGCAGCAAGAAGCTGGCTGAAGCCAACCTCGAGTTCCCCGGCCTGGCCAACGTGCCCAGCCACCTCGAGCTTGACAAGTCCAAGCTGAGCGCGAAGGTCACCGCCCGCTGCGAACGCGAGTGGGTTGCCCTGGAAATCAACGAACTGCTGGTGGTGGAGTACTACTCCAGAAAGGTCTGA
- the yidD gene encoding membrane protein insertion efficiency factor YidD: MHESTTLSGGPMAKLRQALNQVLAAVLLAGIGFYRRFISPMIGPRCRFTPTCSAYGLEAIQKHGPWKGGWLTVKRLLRCHPFTPCGCDPVPD, from the coding sequence ATGCACGAATCGACCACTCTATCTGGCGGCCCGATGGCCAAGCTCCGACAGGCGCTCAATCAGGTTCTGGCGGCTGTTCTCTTGGCAGGGATTGGGTTTTATCGGCGCTTCATCTCCCCGATGATCGGGCCCCGCTGTCGCTTCACGCCCACCTGCAGTGCCTATGGCCTGGAGGCCATCCAGAAGCATGGACCCTGGAAGGGGGGCTGGCTCACCGTGAAACGGCTGCTGCGCTGCCATCCCTTCACCCCCTGTGGCTGTGACCCGGTGCCCGATTGA
- a CDS encoding glutaredoxin family protein gives MNQLTLYGRAGCCLCEGLESRLRALDLLGLSIELTVIDIDAPGTPQELKARYDLEVPVLALDGSELPRVSPRLTGEGLLNWLQRCLSTAL, from the coding sequence ATGAACCAGCTCACCCTGTACGGCCGCGCTGGTTGCTGCCTGTGTGAAGGCTTGGAATCCCGCTTGCGCGCCCTCGATCTTTTGGGGCTCTCGATCGAGCTGACGGTGATTGATATCGATGCGCCTGGAACCCCCCAGGAGCTGAAGGCGCGTTACGACCTCGAGGTTCCCGTGCTCGCGCTCGATGGATCTGAGCTTCCCCGGGTCTCCCCGCGTTTAACGGGTGAGGGACTGTTGAATTGGTTGCAACGCTGTCTGTCCACGGCGCTCTGA
- a CDS encoding UDP-N-acetylmuramoyl-L-alanyl-D-glutamate--2,6-diaminopimelate ligase, which yields MTQALHALLSDAGIAVPQGLVNPGLEAITTDSRRVGPGTLFLGLPGERVDGGTFWAQALEAGAAAAVIGAEAAAAQPPGADAPVVVIQEPVARRIGEIAAAFWDHPCRRMALIGVTGTNGKTTTTHLIEHLAASAGQSVGLFGTLVNRWPGHSITATHTTAFADLLQGQLAEAASAGCGLAAMEVSSHALAQQRVAGCSFAGAVFTNLTQDHLDYHASMEDYFEAKASLFADPLLIADGARSVVNSDDPWGARLAERLGAACWRSSLEDPSAELRMSDLQMTAAGVEGRLISPVGEGRFRSPLLGRFNLMNLLQAVGVLLQQQLPLPVLLEAIGRFSGVPGRMERVILNGVDAANLPPVLVDYAHTPDGLDNALSAARPFCVGRLICVFGCGGDRDRGKRPQMAEIAARLADRVVVTSDNPRTEDPQQILDDVVAGIPAGSDLLVEGDRAQAIASAIAEADPNDLVLVAGKGHEDYQILGTEKVHFDDREEAERALRLRLS from the coding sequence ATGACGCAGGCGTTGCATGCCCTGTTGAGTGATGCAGGCATCGCAGTGCCGCAGGGACTGGTGAACCCTGGGTTGGAGGCGATCACCACCGATTCCCGCCGCGTCGGCCCTGGAACCCTGTTTCTCGGTCTCCCCGGCGAACGGGTGGATGGAGGCACCTTCTGGGCCCAAGCCCTTGAGGCCGGTGCTGCCGCTGCTGTGATTGGAGCTGAAGCTGCTGCAGCACAACCGCCAGGCGCGGATGCCCCTGTGGTGGTGATCCAGGAGCCGGTGGCGCGTCGAATCGGTGAGATTGCTGCGGCGTTCTGGGATCATCCCTGCAGGCGCATGGCCCTGATTGGTGTGACCGGCACCAATGGCAAAACCACCACCACCCATTTGATCGAGCATCTGGCCGCTTCGGCCGGCCAATCCGTGGGCCTGTTCGGCACGTTGGTGAACCGCTGGCCGGGCCACAGCATCACGGCCACCCACACCACGGCCTTTGCCGACCTCCTGCAGGGGCAACTCGCCGAGGCTGCCTCCGCAGGTTGCGGCCTGGCGGCCATGGAGGTGAGTTCCCACGCCCTGGCGCAGCAGCGTGTGGCGGGCTGCAGCTTCGCAGGGGCCGTGTTCACCAACCTCACCCAGGACCACCTCGATTACCACGCCTCCATGGAGGACTACTTCGAGGCCAAGGCATCGCTGTTTGCGGATCCTCTGCTGATTGCTGATGGCGCGCGATCGGTGGTCAACAGCGATGATCCCTGGGGGGCACGCCTGGCCGAACGGCTTGGTGCCGCCTGTTGGCGCAGCTCGCTGGAGGATCCATCGGCTGAGTTGCGCATGAGCGACCTGCAGATGACGGCTGCTGGGGTGGAGGGCCGCTTGATTAGCCCTGTGGGTGAGGGCCGTTTCCGTTCGCCCTTGCTGGGGCGTTTCAACCTGATGAACCTGTTGCAGGCGGTAGGGGTGCTGCTTCAGCAGCAGTTGCCCTTGCCGGTGCTGCTGGAGGCCATCGGCCGTTTCAGTGGCGTCCCCGGACGGATGGAGCGGGTGATTTTGAACGGGGTGGATGCAGCGAATTTGCCCCCGGTGCTGGTGGATTACGCCCACACTCCCGATGGTCTGGACAATGCTCTTTCTGCAGCGCGTCCGTTCTGCGTGGGCCGGCTGATCTGTGTGTTCGGTTGCGGTGGTGATCGGGACCGGGGCAAGCGTCCGCAGATGGCGGAAATTGCGGCACGCCTGGCTGACCGTGTGGTGGTCACCTCCGACAACCCCCGCACCGAGGATCCTCAGCAGATCCTGGATGACGTGGTTGCCGGGATTCCGGCCGGTAGCGATCTGCTGGTGGAGGGTGATCGAGCCCAGGCGATTGCTTCAGCCATTGCCGAAGCTGATCCGAACGATCTGGTGCTGGTGGCCGGCAAGGGGCACGAGGATTACCAGATACTCGGCACCGAAAAAGTGCACTTCGACGATCGCGAGGAAGCGGAACGCGCTTTGCGCTTGAGGTTGTCTTGA
- a CDS encoding aminotransferase class V-fold PLP-dependent enzyme yields the protein MRDLCPALQNKTYFNYGGQGPLPSSSLEAITASWSRIQELGPFTADVWPFIGTEVNSTRRLLAQCCGVPPHRLALTENVTSGCVLPLWGLPFAEGDRLLIGDCEHPGVVSACVELARRQNLAIDVLPVKHLRGDQTHCDAAVLKAINETITPRTRLVVLSHLLWNTGQVMPITAVAGQLNQHPQQPFLLVDAAQSFGQIPVNEAAAAADIYAFTGHKWACGPEGLGGVALSERVLEEAAPTVIGWRSLRDESKADLNSSDLFHHDSRRFEVATSCVPLMAGLRSSLQLLDQTGSAQQRWERIRTLSGMLWQSLQELERVTPLMEVPPASGLVSFQITGDVPPLEHVKQLGAQGLWIRDLADPSCLRACTHITTTEDDINALVAAISAL from the coding sequence ATGCGCGACCTCTGCCCTGCCCTGCAGAACAAGACGTACTTCAACTACGGCGGCCAAGGGCCACTGCCCAGTTCATCCCTCGAGGCGATCACCGCGAGCTGGTCGCGCATCCAGGAGTTGGGGCCCTTCACTGCTGATGTGTGGCCCTTCATCGGCACCGAGGTGAACAGCACCCGCCGCCTTCTGGCTCAGTGCTGCGGCGTTCCACCCCATCGGCTTGCCCTCACCGAAAACGTCACCAGCGGCTGCGTGCTGCCGCTATGGGGACTGCCCTTTGCGGAAGGAGACCGGCTGCTGATCGGCGACTGCGAGCATCCCGGAGTGGTGAGTGCCTGCGTTGAACTGGCCCGGCGCCAGAACCTCGCCATCGACGTGCTGCCGGTGAAGCATCTGCGGGGTGATCAGACCCACTGCGATGCCGCCGTGCTCAAGGCGATTAATGAGACCATCACCCCCCGCACCCGTCTGGTGGTGCTGAGCCATCTGCTCTGGAACACAGGGCAGGTGATGCCCATTACCGCCGTCGCCGGTCAGCTCAACCAACACCCCCAACAGCCCTTCCTGCTGGTGGATGCAGCCCAAAGCTTCGGACAGATCCCCGTCAACGAAGCCGCTGCAGCAGCGGACATCTACGCCTTCACCGGGCACAAGTGGGCCTGCGGGCCGGAAGGTCTGGGGGGCGTGGCGCTGTCTGAACGGGTGCTAGAGGAGGCCGCGCCGACCGTGATCGGCTGGCGCAGCCTGCGTGATGAAAGCAAGGCCGATCTGAACAGCAGTGACCTGTTTCACCACGACAGCCGCCGCTTTGAAGTGGCCACTAGCTGCGTGCCCTTGATGGCGGGCCTGCGCAGCTCACTGCAACTGCTGGACCAAACGGGATCAGCCCAACAGCGCTGGGAGCGCATCCGAACGCTGAGTGGCATGCTCTGGCAATCGCTCCAGGAGCTGGAGCGCGTCACACCCCTGATGGAGGTGCCGCCCGCCAGCGGACTGGTGAGCTTTCAGATCACGGGCGATGTGCCCCCTTTAGAGCATGTGAAGCAGTTGGGTGCCCAGGGACTGTGGATTCGCGATCTGGCGGACCCCAGTTGCTTGAGGGCCTGCACCCACATCACCACCACAGAAGACGACATCAACGCCCTTGTGGCCGCGATCAGCGCCCTTTGA
- a CDS encoding GAF domain-containing protein, whose amino-acid sequence MQAAPKPINEAARLRSLSEYRILGTKPEQAFDNITRMASEICQSPIALISLVDEKRQWFKSKVGLEASETDRDISFCAHTILDSKPLVVEDALFHEKFRDNPLVQEEPHIRLYAGFPLKTDINHRIGTLCVIDRIPKSLTNSQYKVMEGLAEQATTLLELRRRSLALMDEFCQMHHAQGLITTCSYCKSIRDSEGFWQPIERFLMQHSTLNFSHGICPECMNEHFPDVQNSRAESLNDQS is encoded by the coding sequence ATGCAGGCCGCACCCAAGCCGATCAACGAAGCAGCCAGGCTGAGGTCCCTCAGTGAATATCGAATTCTGGGAACCAAGCCCGAACAGGCCTTTGACAACATCACCCGGATGGCGTCAGAGATCTGCCAATCTCCGATTGCCCTGATCTCCTTGGTGGACGAGAAGCGTCAGTGGTTCAAATCGAAGGTGGGCCTTGAGGCCAGCGAAACCGACCGGGATATCTCCTTCTGTGCCCATACGATCCTCGATTCCAAACCTCTGGTGGTGGAGGACGCACTGTTTCACGAGAAATTCCGCGACAACCCCCTTGTGCAGGAAGAACCCCACATCCGGCTCTATGCAGGCTTCCCCCTCAAAACCGACATCAACCACCGCATTGGAACGCTTTGCGTGATTGATCGCATTCCCAAATCACTCACCAATTCGCAATACAAGGTGATGGAAGGACTGGCGGAACAGGCCACCACCCTGTTGGAACTCAGACGCCGATCCCTAGCCCTCATGGATGAGTTCTGCCAGATGCATCATGCTCAGGGCTTAATCACCACCTGCAGCTACTGCAAGTCGATCCGCGACAGCGAAGGCTTCTGGCAACCGATCGAACGATTCCTGATGCAGCACAGCACGCTGAACTTCAGCCATGGCATTTGCCCAGAGTGCATGAACGAGCACTTCCCCGACGTGCAAAACAGTCGAGCGGAGTCGTTAAACGATCAAAGCTGA